Proteins found in one Micromonospora sp. WMMD1082 genomic segment:
- a CDS encoding NAD-glutamate dehydrogenase: MDRRPAIKPGPDLRQADTGRDDSFDTETDGDGFGRLETGVTGATGSSIDTLYDLGLPPEALTDDVEDAELDEPVPNAERLVAQAVALAGDDHDAATLVGRFWRFAPDEELIGFTAEEMLDAARAHRELAQQRVPGELRLRIHSPDAEQHHSVIEIVTDDMPFLVDSVTALLNTHHLDVHLLVHPLVVVRREPLGRLVEVAADVEPDDAISGDLVESWMRIEIDPVRGPEERDKLRRELQRVLTDVREAVEDWPKMRQRALSLADELAAARTSDNRPPVPEKDITDSVELLRWLAHDHFTFLGYREYRLVPDSERGGPALEAVLGTGLGILRQDSPEARALSSMTPEAHEKVTEKRLLIITKANSRATVHRSAYLDYIGFKIFDANGEVVGERRFLGLFSTAAYRTSVQELPVVRRKVAEVLDRSGLSLRSHSGKDLMQILETYPRDELFQIKTDDLYHAVIGVLRMAGRRQLRVFLRRDAYGRFISCLIYLPRDRFTTQNRLRMQDILLRELNGVGVDYTTRVTESMLARVHFIVRTDPTSPPGDIDADLLAEELADATRLWDDDYRLVLERKLGDEQAKHLFGRYADAFPEGYKDGHTPYEAMKDLAKLELLEESGQLEMHLFRKQLMPRAGGRGPDVDESMDVRFKVYRYGEPMMLSAVLPVLHSLGVKVVDEHPYEVERVDGRIWLYDFGLRLPEGHQDLAEVRPHVENAFAAAWRGEAEVDRFNELVLRAGLTWRQVVVLRAYAKYLRQTGTVFSQDYMESTFIAYPAIATLLVQLFEARFEPGPAGDEQRQRRSAELVAEIDTALDGVASLDQDRILRSYLTLIQGTLRTSFYQKPVGGRPKPYVAFKLDPQAIPELPAPRPKFEIFVYSPRFEGVHLRFGPVARGGLRWSDRREDFRTEVLGLVKAQMVKNAVIVPVGAKGGFVLKQKPGDRDEAVVCYQEFISALLDVTDNIVAGEIVPPEDVVRHDGDDPYMVVAADKGTATFSDTANEISTAHRFWLGDAFASGGSAGYDHKKMGITARGAWESVKRHFRELGHDTQSQDFTVVGVGDMSGDVFGNGMLLSEHIRLVAAFDHRHIFLDPDPDAASSYRERKRLFELSRSTWEDYDAELISAGGGIYPRAAKSVPVSPQVRAVLGLDDDVEQLSPQELMKAILTAPVDLFWNGGIGTYVKASSQTNAEVGDKSNDAIRVDGRALRCRVVGEGGNLGFTQHGRIEYAQAGGRMYTDFIDNAAGVDCSDHEVNIKILLNTAVADGELTVPERDELLARMTDEVGELVLRDNYDQARAINNSQAQAISLLPVHRRMITELERSGALDRALEALPPDDELAVRAESGLTAPEFAVLLAYVKIALEKEILTEGLADEEWTSEVLVNYFPTPMRERFADRMGRHRLRRDIVTTVLVNEAINRGGISFVFRVVEETAASAADVIRAYVVVREVFGLRQLWDAVEALDNRIDPELQTSLYLDTRRLLDRAVRWLVTNRRSPIDVPAEIARLRDGIARLLPQLETLFYGSEREAIVAHIGSMTERGVPRELAERSTRLMYSFGLLDVVETAAGTGREVGEVASVYFVLSDRFRVDSLLSKISLLPREDRWQTLARMALRYDLYAALAALTAEVLDSTSGELPAQERVQQWEQSNATSIHRAQRAMGEFDESRADLAALSVLLRQIRTLVRTSAAT; this comes from the coding sequence ATGGACCGGCGTCCGGCGATCAAACCGGGTCCCGACCTCCGGCAGGCTGACACCGGCCGGGACGACAGCTTCGACACGGAGACCGACGGGGACGGTTTCGGCCGACTCGAAACAGGCGTGACCGGCGCGACCGGTTCGAGCATCGACACCCTCTACGACCTGGGTCTGCCGCCGGAGGCGCTGACGGACGACGTGGAGGACGCCGAACTCGACGAGCCGGTGCCCAACGCCGAGCGGCTGGTGGCGCAGGCGGTGGCACTGGCCGGCGACGACCACGACGCGGCGACCCTGGTGGGCCGTTTCTGGCGGTTCGCGCCGGACGAGGAGCTGATCGGGTTCACCGCCGAGGAGATGCTCGACGCCGCCCGCGCGCATCGGGAGCTGGCCCAGCAGCGGGTGCCGGGCGAGTTGCGGCTGCGGATCCACTCACCCGACGCGGAGCAGCACCACAGCGTCATCGAGATCGTCACCGACGACATGCCGTTCCTGGTCGACTCGGTGACCGCCCTGCTCAACACCCACCATCTGGACGTGCACCTGCTGGTGCACCCGCTGGTCGTGGTGCGTCGGGAGCCGCTGGGCCGGCTGGTCGAGGTGGCCGCTGACGTGGAGCCGGACGACGCGATCTCCGGCGACCTGGTCGAGAGCTGGATGCGGATCGAGATCGATCCGGTTCGCGGCCCGGAGGAGCGGGACAAGCTGCGCCGGGAGTTGCAGCGGGTGCTCACCGACGTGCGGGAGGCCGTCGAGGACTGGCCGAAGATGCGCCAGCGGGCCCTGTCCCTCGCCGACGAGCTGGCCGCCGCGCGGACCAGCGACAACCGGCCGCCGGTGCCGGAGAAGGACATCACGGACTCGGTGGAGCTGCTGCGCTGGCTCGCCCACGACCACTTCACCTTCCTGGGTTACCGGGAGTACCGGCTGGTGCCGGACTCGGAGCGGGGCGGGCCGGCGCTGGAGGCGGTGCTCGGCACCGGGCTGGGCATCCTGCGGCAGGACTCGCCCGAGGCCCGCGCCCTGTCGTCGATGACGCCGGAGGCGCACGAGAAGGTCACCGAGAAGCGCCTGCTGATCATCACCAAGGCGAACTCGCGGGCCACCGTGCACCGCTCGGCGTACCTCGACTACATCGGTTTCAAGATCTTCGACGCCAACGGCGAGGTGGTGGGCGAGCGGCGGTTCCTGGGCCTGTTCTCCACCGCCGCGTACCGGACCAGCGTGCAGGAGCTGCCGGTGGTCCGGCGCAAGGTCGCCGAGGTGCTGGACCGTTCCGGGCTGAGCCTGCGCAGCCACTCCGGCAAGGACCTGATGCAGATCCTGGAGACGTACCCGCGCGACGAGTTGTTCCAGATCAAGACCGACGACCTCTACCACGCGGTCATCGGTGTGCTGCGCATGGCCGGCCGCCGGCAGCTGCGGGTCTTCCTGCGCCGGGACGCGTACGGGCGGTTCATCTCCTGCCTGATCTACCTGCCCCGGGACCGGTTCACCACCCAGAACCGGCTGCGCATGCAGGACATCCTGCTGCGCGAGCTGAACGGTGTCGGGGTGGACTACACCACCCGGGTGACCGAGTCGATGCTGGCCCGGGTGCACTTCATCGTGCGTACCGACCCGACCAGCCCGCCCGGTGACATCGACGCCGACCTGCTCGCCGAGGAGCTGGCCGACGCCACCCGGCTGTGGGACGACGACTACCGGCTGGTGCTGGAGCGCAAGCTCGGCGACGAGCAGGCCAAGCACCTGTTCGGCCGGTACGCCGACGCGTTCCCGGAGGGCTACAAGGACGGGCACACGCCGTACGAGGCGATGAAGGACCTGGCCAAGCTGGAGCTGCTGGAGGAGTCCGGCCAGCTGGAGATGCACCTGTTCCGCAAGCAGCTGATGCCGCGTGCCGGCGGCCGGGGCCCGGACGTCGACGAGTCGATGGACGTGCGGTTCAAGGTCTACCGGTACGGCGAGCCGATGATGCTCTCGGCGGTGCTGCCCGTGCTGCACTCGCTCGGCGTGAAGGTGGTCGACGAGCACCCGTACGAGGTGGAGCGGGTCGACGGCCGGATCTGGCTGTACGACTTCGGGCTGCGCCTGCCGGAGGGGCACCAGGACCTGGCCGAGGTGCGCCCGCACGTGGAGAACGCCTTCGCCGCGGCATGGCGGGGCGAGGCCGAGGTGGACCGCTTCAACGAGCTGGTGCTGCGCGCCGGGCTCACCTGGCGCCAGGTGGTGGTGCTCCGGGCGTACGCGAAGTACCTGCGCCAGACGGGCACGGTCTTCTCCCAGGACTACATGGAGTCGACCTTCATCGCGTACCCGGCCATCGCCACCCTGCTGGTGCAGCTCTTCGAGGCGCGGTTCGAGCCGGGTCCGGCCGGCGACGAGCAGCGTCAGCGGCGCAGCGCCGAACTGGTTGCCGAGATCGACACCGCACTCGACGGCGTGGCCAGCCTCGACCAGGACCGGATCCTGCGGTCGTACCTGACCCTGATCCAGGGCACCCTGCGGACCAGCTTCTACCAGAAGCCGGTCGGTGGGCGACCCAAGCCGTACGTGGCGTTCAAGCTCGATCCGCAGGCGATCCCCGAGCTGCCCGCACCCCGACCGAAGTTCGAGATCTTCGTGTACTCGCCCCGATTCGAGGGCGTACACCTGCGGTTCGGGCCGGTGGCCCGGGGCGGCCTGCGCTGGTCGGACCGGCGGGAGGACTTCCGCACCGAGGTGCTCGGCCTGGTCAAGGCGCAGATGGTGAAGAACGCCGTGATCGTGCCGGTGGGCGCCAAGGGCGGCTTCGTGCTCAAGCAGAAGCCGGGCGACCGGGACGAGGCCGTCGTCTGCTACCAGGAGTTCATCTCGGCGCTGCTGGACGTCACCGACAACATCGTGGCCGGCGAGATCGTGCCGCCGGAGGACGTGGTCCGGCACGACGGCGACGACCCGTACATGGTGGTGGCGGCGGACAAGGGCACCGCAACCTTCTCCGACACCGCCAACGAGATCTCCACCGCGCACCGCTTCTGGCTGGGTGACGCCTTCGCCTCCGGCGGTTCGGCGGGCTACGACCACAAGAAGATGGGCATCACCGCGCGGGGCGCGTGGGAGTCGGTCAAGCGGCACTTCCGGGAGCTGGGCCACGACACCCAGAGCCAGGACTTCACCGTGGTCGGGGTCGGTGACATGTCCGGTGACGTGTTCGGCAACGGCATGCTGCTGTCGGAGCACATCCGGCTGGTGGCCGCCTTCGACCACCGGCACATCTTCCTGGACCCGGACCCGGACGCGGCCAGCTCGTACCGCGAACGGAAGCGGCTGTTCGAGCTGTCCCGCTCGACCTGGGAGGACTACGACGCCGAGCTGATCTCCGCCGGTGGCGGGATCTACCCGCGTGCGGCGAAGTCGGTGCCGGTGTCGCCGCAGGTCCGCGCCGTGCTCGGGCTGGACGACGACGTCGAACAGCTGAGCCCGCAGGAGCTGATGAAGGCCATCCTCACCGCGCCGGTCGACCTGTTCTGGAACGGCGGCATCGGCACCTACGTCAAGGCGTCCAGCCAGACCAACGCCGAGGTGGGCGACAAGTCCAACGACGCGATCCGGGTGGACGGGCGCGCCCTGCGCTGCCGGGTGGTCGGCGAGGGCGGCAACCTGGGTTTCACCCAGCACGGCCGGATCGAGTACGCCCAGGCGGGCGGCCGGATGTACACCGACTTCATCGACAACGCGGCCGGGGTGGACTGCTCCGACCACGAGGTGAACATCAAGATCCTGTTGAACACCGCGGTCGCCGACGGCGAACTGACCGTTCCCGAGCGGGACGAGCTGCTCGCCCGGATGACCGACGAGGTCGGCGAGCTGGTGCTGCGGGACAACTACGACCAGGCCCGGGCGATCAACAACTCCCAGGCCCAGGCGATCTCGCTGCTTCCGGTGCACCGACGGATGATCACCGAGCTGGAGCGCTCGGGCGCGCTGGACCGGGCGCTGGAGGCACTGCCGCCCGACGATGAACTCGCGGTACGCGCCGAGTCCGGGCTGACCGCCCCGGAGTTCGCGGTGCTGCTCGCGTACGTGAAGATCGCCCTGGAGAAGGAGATCCTCACCGAAGGGTTGGCCGACGAGGAGTGGACCAGCGAGGTGCTGGTCAACTACTTCCCGACGCCGATGCGGGAGCGGTTCGCCGACCGGATGGGCCGGCACCGGCTGCGCCGCGACATCGTCACCACGGTGCTGGTCAACGAGGCGATCAACCGGGGCGGCATCTCGTTCGTCTTCCGGGTGGTCGAGGAGACCGCCGCGTCGGCGGCGGACGTGATCCGGGCGTACGTGGTGGTCCGTGAGGTCTTCGGGCTGCGCCAGCTCTGGGACGCGGTCGAGGCGTTGGACAACCGGATCGACCCGGAGTTGCAGACCAGCCTCTACCTGGACACCCGGCGGCTGCTGGACCGCGCGGTGCGCTGGCTGGTGACCAACCGGCGGTCGCCGATCGACGTGCCGGCGGAGATCGCCCGGCTGCGGGACGGGATCGCCCGGCTGCTGCCGCAGCTGGAGACGCTGTTCTACGGCAGCGAGCGGGAGGCCATCGTGGCGCACATCGGGTCGATGACCGAGCGTGGTGTGCCGCGTGAGCTGGCCGAGCGGAGCACCCGGCTGATGTACAGCTTCGGCCTGCTCGACGTGGTGGAGACCGCCGCGGGCACCGGCCGGGAGGTGGGCGAGGTGGCCTCGGTCTACTTCGTGCTCTCCGACCGGTTCCGGGTGGACTCGCTGCTGTCGAAGATCTCCCTGCTGCCCCGTGAGGACCGGTGGCAGACCCTCGCGCGGATGGCGCTGCGCTACGACCTGTACGCCGCGCTCGCCGCGCTCACCGCGGAGGTGCTCGACTCCACCTCGGGGGAGCTTCCCGCGCAGGAACGGGTGCAGCAGTGGGAGCAGTCCAACGCCACCTCCATCCACCGCGCCCAACGGGCGATGGGAGAGTTCGACGAGTCCCGGGCCGACCTGGCCGCCCTGTCGGTCCTGCTCCGCCAGATCCGCACCCTGGTCCGCACCTCCGCGGCCACCTGA
- a CDS encoding class F sortase — protein sequence MSSRPDATARRAGGRHGGPWRAVGAAVVVLLAMVGSGLVGASLKTAEPARPPQPVARAGGQVSPPDSPFEETDLGGVDRPPAGLARSTPTTISIPRIGVHAEIMRLGTNPDGTVQVPPLDQALLAGWYAPGPSPGEVGNAVIVGHVDSAAIGPAVFFSLGALQPGDTITVGREDGRPVSFQVDSVASHPKDAFPSEQVYGPSERPGLRVITCGGQFDEAIGDYPDNVIVFASLVT from the coding sequence ATGAGTTCGCGGCCTGACGCGACGGCGAGACGGGCCGGCGGCCGCCACGGTGGACCGTGGCGCGCCGTCGGCGCCGCCGTCGTCGTCCTGCTCGCCATGGTGGGCTCGGGGCTCGTCGGCGCCTCGCTGAAGACCGCCGAACCGGCCCGCCCGCCCCAACCCGTGGCGCGCGCCGGAGGGCAGGTGTCCCCGCCGGACAGTCCGTTCGAGGAGACCGACCTCGGTGGCGTCGACCGACCGCCGGCCGGGCTGGCCCGCTCCACCCCCACCACGATCAGTATCCCCCGCATCGGTGTCCACGCGGAGATCATGCGACTCGGGACCAACCCCGACGGCACCGTACAGGTTCCCCCACTGGACCAGGCCCTGCTCGCCGGCTGGTACGCACCGGGGCCGAGCCCGGGCGAGGTCGGCAACGCGGTCATCGTCGGGCACGTCGACTCGGCGGCGATCGGTCCCGCCGTCTTCTTCTCCCTCGGTGCCCTGCAACCCGGCGACACCATCACCGTCGGCCGCGAGGACGGCAGACCGGTCAGCTTCCAGGTGGACTCGGTGGCCTCCCACCCGAAGGACGCCTTCCCCAGCGAGCAGGTGTACGGCCCCAGCGAACGCCCAGGGCTGCGGGTCATCACCTGCGGCGGCCAGTTCGACGAGGCCATCGGCGACTACCCCGACAACGTGATCGTCTTCGCCTCCCTGGTGACCTGA
- a CDS encoding glycoside hydrolase family 6 protein, which produces MNVWRRLSGGRRAVALAGASALVAGGLVALPVTAAHAATQCDVAYSTNQWQGGFTANITIRNIGDPLNGWTLGFTFPDANQRVQQGWSARWTQSGRNVTAQNESYNGNLASGASTSIGFNGSWSGSNPAPTSFTINGTVCNGGTPPPTTPPPTTPPPTTPPPTTPPPTTPPPTTPPPTTPPPTAGPRVDNPYVNARGYVNPEWKAKAESVSGGSRVSNTPTGVWLDRIAAIEGTEDSQSNGPMGLRDHLDEALRQNAGYIQVVIYNLPGRDCAALASNGELGPNELPKYQAQYIDPIAAIQGDAKYRSLRIINIIEIDSLPNLVTNTSGNPGGTAMCDTVKANGAYVNGVGYALAKLGAIPNVYNYVDAAHHGWIGWDDNFTSTAQILREAAGAAGSTVNNVHGFIVNTANYSALTEPYARVGDSVNGQSVRQSSWIDWNQYNDELSFAQAFRQELVRQGFASGIGMLIDTSRNGWGGSARPTGAGPTTSVDAYVDGGRVDRRIHKGNWCNQAGAGLGERPTAAPASGIDAYVWIKPPGESDGSSREIPNNDGKGFDRMCDPAYTGNDRNGNNRSGALPDAPISGAWFPAQFAELMRNAYPPLS; this is translated from the coding sequence ATGAATGTGTGGAGAAGGCTGTCCGGTGGACGCCGGGCCGTCGCGCTAGCCGGCGCGAGCGCGCTGGTTGCGGGCGGTTTGGTGGCGCTACCGGTCACCGCGGCGCACGCGGCGACGCAGTGCGACGTCGCATACTCGACCAACCAGTGGCAGGGCGGCTTCACCGCCAACATCACCATCAGGAACATCGGCGACCCGCTGAACGGCTGGACGCTCGGCTTCACCTTCCCCGACGCCAACCAGCGCGTCCAGCAGGGCTGGTCGGCCCGGTGGACGCAGTCGGGGCGCAACGTGACCGCGCAGAACGAGTCGTACAACGGCAACCTGGCCAGCGGCGCCAGCACGAGCATCGGGTTCAACGGCTCCTGGAGCGGCAGCAACCCGGCGCCGACCTCGTTCACCATCAACGGGACGGTCTGCAACGGCGGCACGCCTCCGCCGACCACGCCTCCGCCCACCACGCCTCCGCCGACCACCCCGCCCCCCACCACGCCTCCGCCCACGACGCCTCCGCCGACCACCCCGCCCCCCACCACGCCTCCGCCGACGGCCGGCCCGCGGGTGGACAACCCGTACGTGAACGCTCGGGGTTACGTGAACCCGGAGTGGAAGGCCAAGGCCGAGTCGGTCAGCGGTGGAAGCCGGGTGTCGAACACCCCGACCGGCGTCTGGCTGGACCGGATCGCGGCGATCGAGGGCACCGAGGACAGCCAGTCCAACGGCCCGATGGGCCTGCGTGACCACCTGGACGAGGCGCTGCGCCAGAACGCCGGGTACATCCAGGTCGTCATCTACAACCTGCCCGGCCGCGACTGCGCGGCGCTCGCCTCCAACGGCGAGTTGGGCCCGAACGAGCTGCCGAAGTACCAGGCGCAGTACATCGACCCGATCGCGGCGATCCAGGGTGACGCGAAGTACCGCAGCCTGCGGATCATCAACATCATCGAGATCGACTCGCTGCCGAACCTGGTGACCAACACCTCCGGCAACCCGGGCGGCACCGCGATGTGTGACACGGTCAAGGCCAACGGCGCCTACGTCAACGGTGTCGGCTACGCCCTGGCGAAGCTCGGTGCGATCCCGAACGTCTACAACTACGTCGACGCCGCGCACCACGGCTGGATCGGCTGGGACGACAACTTCACCTCGACCGCCCAGATCCTGCGCGAGGCCGCCGGCGCCGCCGGCAGCACCGTCAACAACGTGCACGGCTTCATCGTCAACACCGCCAACTACTCGGCGCTGACCGAGCCGTACGCGCGGGTCGGCGACTCGGTGAACGGGCAGTCGGTGCGGCAGTCGAGCTGGATCGACTGGAACCAGTACAACGACGAGCTGTCCTTCGCCCAGGCGTTCCGTCAGGAACTCGTCCGGCAGGGCTTCGCCAGCGGCATCGGCATGCTGATCGACACCTCCCGCAACGGTTGGGGCGGCAGCGCCCGGCCCACCGGCGCGGGCCCGACGACCAGCGTGGACGCCTACGTGGACGGTGGCCGGGTCGACCGCCGCATCCACAAGGGCAACTGGTGCAACCAGGCCGGTGCCGGCCTGGGTGAGCGGCCGACGGCCGCGCCGGCGTCGGGCATCGACGCGTACGTCTGGATCAAGCCCCCGGGTGAGTCGGACGGTTCCAGCCGCGAGATCCCGAACAACGACGGCAAGGGCTTCGACCGGATGTGCGACCCGGCCTACACCGGTAACGACCGCAACGGCAACAACCGCAGTGGTGCCCTGCCGGACGCCCCGATCTCGGGTGCCTGGTTCCCGGCCCAGTTCGCGGAGCTGATGCGCAACGCCTACCCGCCGCTGTCCTGA
- a CDS encoding nitrate- and nitrite sensing domain-containing protein, with translation MNTRDWPIRSKLTALVVVPVTALLALWIFATTLTFGPALDLLAARTLLYDLGRPGETVVAELQRERRLSVVQLASPRTDCARPPAECVLPALAEQRIRTDEAIAELRRRAGGEQLRDAAGELLEFRLNRLIGELDALPAGRGFIDRGDLDRAGAVGLYSGMISSAFQAFTALASLPDHDLNREALALTNLGRSRELLGQADALLAGALTAGGFAKGEHTQLVQGIGNQRFLAEAAVADLPEAGRTGYQRLTEQEAFRRLRAMQDDIVAAGPSARPTVDPQAWQTSYDAVQRSLRDFELTQADGLADRSVPMAVGILGRLAAAGLLGLVAVVLSLVVAVRVGRSLAQRLTLVRGTLRQAEQRLPEVVDRLRRGEQVDLAQEASVADRGADEIGQVAQAFTEVQKVAIRSAMVEVSLRRGLNDVFLNIARRSQGLVHRQLALLDRMERDAEDPDHLAELFRVDHLATRLRRHAEDLVILAGAAPGRGWRNPVAMVDLIRGAISEVESYDRVDVTTVQPAGTVGRVVGDIIHLLAELIENATAFSPPGSRVEISGEHVAHGYALSISDQGLGMNEATIEEANRRLARSPEFDPAETARLGLFVVARLAARHDVRVRLRPSEGSGLTAVVLIPTELITEEPSPLPGPDLPAADEAATPEQRRLARATRLTTVPRPRGRTVPRRAPASASAGGPHPAVSPGGLAVTAAQQRDGSAPGPGPRAGGSTVGPAEADGLPRRIRRPGPAASPAGAPSPAGAVAGAEPSAADAPGAESAAGPAPVPAAPADDAAGVAAPTVQLPAVTARPAPTVAIDGPTVRQPVVPWTSARSRRDPAPRSPEEARRVMSALQEGTARGRLAAARAEAPERQDRTTEPTDPPPAAGPATVESPTATERDA, from the coding sequence TTGAACACCCGCGACTGGCCGATCCGCTCGAAGCTGACCGCATTGGTCGTCGTGCCGGTGACCGCGCTGCTGGCCCTGTGGATCTTCGCGACCACGCTCACCTTCGGACCGGCGCTCGATCTGCTGGCCGCCCGCACCCTCCTCTACGACCTGGGCAGACCGGGGGAGACGGTGGTGGCCGAGTTGCAACGGGAGCGGCGCCTGTCGGTGGTGCAGCTCGCCTCGCCGCGCACGGACTGTGCTCGGCCGCCGGCCGAGTGCGTCCTGCCGGCGCTGGCGGAGCAACGGATCCGCACCGATGAGGCGATCGCCGAACTGCGTCGCCGGGCCGGCGGCGAGCAGCTGCGGGACGCCGCCGGGGAACTGCTCGAATTCCGGCTGAATCGGCTGATCGGCGAGTTGGACGCGTTGCCCGCGGGGCGCGGGTTCATCGATCGTGGAGACCTCGACCGCGCCGGTGCCGTCGGTCTCTACAGTGGAATGATCTCCTCCGCGTTCCAGGCGTTCACCGCCCTGGCGAGCCTCCCGGATCACGATCTGAACCGCGAGGCGCTGGCCCTGACGAACCTCGGCCGCTCGCGGGAGTTGCTGGGGCAGGCCGACGCGCTGCTGGCCGGTGCACTGACCGCCGGTGGATTCGCCAAGGGGGAGCACACGCAGCTCGTACAGGGCATCGGCAACCAGCGGTTCCTGGCGGAGGCCGCGGTGGCCGACCTGCCCGAGGCGGGCCGGACCGGATACCAGCGGCTGACCGAGCAGGAGGCGTTCCGGCGGCTACGGGCGATGCAGGACGACATCGTCGCCGCCGGCCCCTCGGCCCGACCCACCGTCGACCCGCAGGCCTGGCAGACCAGCTACGACGCGGTGCAGCGGTCGCTACGGGACTTCGAGCTGACCCAGGCCGACGGATTGGCCGACCGGTCGGTGCCGATGGCGGTGGGCATCCTGGGCCGGCTGGCCGCGGCCGGTCTGCTCGGGCTGGTCGCCGTCGTGCTCTCGCTGGTGGTGGCGGTCCGGGTCGGCCGGTCCCTCGCGCAGCGGTTGACTCTGGTACGCGGCACGCTCAGGCAGGCCGAGCAGCGGCTGCCGGAGGTGGTGGACCGGCTGCGCCGGGGCGAGCAGGTGGACCTGGCGCAGGAGGCATCGGTGGCCGACCGGGGTGCCGACGAGATCGGCCAGGTTGCGCAGGCGTTCACGGAGGTGCAGAAGGTCGCGATCCGCTCGGCCATGGTCGAGGTGAGCCTGCGCCGCGGGCTCAACGACGTCTTCCTGAACATCGCCCGGCGCAGCCAGGGCCTGGTGCACCGGCAGCTCGCCCTGCTGGACCGGATGGAGCGCGACGCGGAGGACCCGGATCACCTGGCCGAACTCTTCCGCGTCGACCACCTCGCCACCCGGCTGCGCCGGCACGCGGAGGATCTGGTCATCCTGGCGGGCGCCGCACCGGGTCGCGGCTGGCGCAACCCGGTCGCGATGGTGGACCTGATCCGCGGCGCGATCTCGGAGGTCGAGTCGTACGACCGGGTCGACGTCACCACCGTGCAGCCCGCCGGCACCGTCGGTCGGGTGGTGGGTGACATCATCCACCTGCTCGCCGAGCTGATCGAGAACGCCACGGCGTTCTCGCCGCCGGGATCGCGGGTCGAGATCTCCGGCGAGCATGTGGCGCACGGCTACGCCCTGTCCATCTCCGATCAGGGCCTCGGCATGAACGAGGCGACCATCGAGGAGGCGAACCGCAGGCTGGCGCGGTCGCCGGAGTTCGACCCCGCCGAGACCGCCCGGCTCGGGCTGTTCGTGGTGGCGCGACTGGCCGCGCGGCACGACGTGCGGGTCCGGTTGCGCCCCTCGGAGGGCTCCGGCCTCACGGCGGTGGTCCTGATTCCGACGGAGCTGATCACCGAGGAACCGTCGCCACTGCCCGGTCCGGACCTGCCGGCGGCCGACGAGGCCGCCACCCCGGAGCAGCGGCGGCTGGCCCGGGCGACGCGGCTGACCACGGTTCCCCGGCCCCGCGGCCGCACCGTGCCGCGCCGGGCACCGGCCTCGGCCTCGGCCGGTGGCCCGCACCCGGCGGTCTCGCCCGGCGGGCTGGCCGTGACCGCCGCCCAGCAACGCGACGGCTCGGCTCCCGGCCCGGGCCCACGGGCCGGCGGCTCGACGGTCGGGCCGGCCGAGGCCGACGGGCTACCCCGCCGGATCCGCCGGCCGGGCCCGGCCGCCTCTCCGGCTGGTGCCCCCTCTCCGGCTGGTGCCGTGGCCGGTGCGGAGCCGTCCGCCGCGGATGCGCCCGGCGCCGAGTCGGCCGCCGGTCCGGCTCCGGTACCGGCCGCACCCGCCGATGACGCCGCCGGGGTGGCGGCGCCGACCGTCCAGTTGCCGGCGGTGACCGCCCGGCCCGCGCCGACAGTGGCGATCGACGGCCCCACCGTGCGACAACCGGTGGTGCCCTGGACATCGGCCCGGTCGCGTCGCGATCCGGCGCCGCGCAGCCCCGAGGAGGCGCGCCGGGTCATGTCGGCGCTCCAGGAGGGCACCGCCCGCGGCCGGCTCGCCGCGGCTCGCGCGGAGGCCCCGGAGCGCCAGGACCGGACGACCGAGCCGACCGACCCCCCGCCGGCCGCTGGGCCGGCGACGGTGGAATCCCCGACCGCGACTGAGAGGGACGCCTGA
- a CDS encoding roadblock/LC7 domain-containing protein — protein sequence MQSTRQSADLDWLLDDLLERVPTARQAVVLSADGLLLGSSAGVDRSDAEHLCALASGLSSLARGASRHLTGGPVRQTVVEMESAYLFVTAAGHGACLAVASDADADIGLVAYEMAMLVTRVGENLEAPPRASVGAPDAG from the coding sequence ATGCAATCGACGAGGCAGAGCGCAGATCTCGACTGGCTACTCGACGATCTGCTGGAGCGGGTGCCGACCGCGCGGCAGGCGGTGGTGCTGTCGGCGGACGGACTCCTGCTGGGCTCCTCCGCCGGCGTGGACCGGTCCGATGCCGAACACCTCTGCGCCCTGGCGTCCGGCCTGTCCAGCCTCGCGCGGGGCGCCAGCCGGCACCTCACCGGCGGGCCGGTCCGGCAGACCGTGGTGGAGATGGAGTCCGCGTACCTCTTCGTCACGGCAGCGGGGCACGGCGCGTGCCTGGCGGTCGCCAGCGACGCCGACGCGGACATCGGCCTGGTGGCGTACGAGATGGCGATGCTGGTGACCCGGGTGGGCGAGAATCTCGAGGCGCCGCCCCGGGCATCGGTGGGTGCCCCCGATGCAGGCTGA
- a CDS encoding DUF742 domain-containing protein → MQADAPGHRHEWLDDDAGPVVRPYTLTGGRVRPSADGFDLVAYVLAKPDPDLAAYPELHPEHRLLVELAGSGTPVVELAADLDLAVGVVRVLLGDLLSRGLVAVHQPPRATYLPDKDILKAVVDGLRAL, encoded by the coding sequence ATGCAGGCTGACGCGCCGGGGCACCGACACGAGTGGCTCGACGACGACGCCGGGCCGGTGGTGCGCCCGTACACGCTGACCGGGGGACGGGTCCGGCCCAGCGCCGACGGATTCGACCTGGTCGCGTACGTGCTGGCGAAGCCGGACCCGGATCTTGCCGCCTACCCGGAACTGCACCCGGAGCACCGGCTGCTGGTGGAACTGGCCGGCAGTGGCACCCCGGTCGTGGAACTCGCCGCCGATCTGGATCTTGCGGTGGGCGTGGTCCGGGTGCTACTTGGTGATCTGCTGTCCCGGGGACTGGTCGCTGTGCACCAGCCGCCGCGCGCCACGTACCTGCCCGACAAAGACATCCTCAAGGCGGTGGTCGATGGACTCCGTGCGTTATGA